One part of the Arabidopsis thaliana chromosome 4, partial sequence genome encodes these proteins:
- a CDS encoding ER membrane protein complex subunit-like protein (DUF2012) (FUNCTIONS IN: carbohydrate binding; INVOLVED IN: biological_process unknown; LOCATED IN: endoplasmic reticulum; EXPRESSED IN: male gametophyte, callus, pollen tube; EXPRESSED DURING: L mature pollen stage, M germinated pollen stage; CONTAINS InterPro DOMAIN/s: Carbohydrate-binding-like fold (InterPro:IPR013784), Protein of unknown function DUF2012 (InterPro:IPR019008); BEST Arabidopsis thaliana protein match is: Protein of unknown function (DUF2012) (TAIR:AT2G25310.1); Has 295 Blast hits to 295 proteins in 131 species: Archae - 0; Bacteria - 8; Metazoa - 141; Fungi - 68; Plants - 50; Viruses - 0; Other Eukaryotes - 28 (source: NCBI BLink).), with protein sequence MAPIFRSTSLIAFSLFFFFFASTLPISSGSEDSYTITGRVRVPASTVIGHAAKFSNIKVILNGGQHVTFLRPDGYFTFHKVPAGTHLIEVYALGYFFSPVRVDVSARHRGKVQATLTETRRSLTELVLEPLRAEQYYEMREPFSVMSIVKSPMGLMVGFMVVVVFLMPKLMENIDPEEMKSAQEQMRSQGVPSLTSLLPASR encoded by the exons ATGGCGCCGATTTTCAGATCCACTTCCCTTATcgctttttctctcttcttcttcttctttgcttccaCTCTTCCGATCTCATCTGG GTCTGAGGATAGTTACACGATCACGGGTAGAGTGAGGGTTCCAGCAA GCACCGTGATTGGTCATGCAGCTAAATTCTCAAATATCAAAGTTATACTCAACGGTGGACAGCATGTTACTTTCCTCAGGCCGGATGGATACTTTACCTT CCACAAAGTGCCAGCGGGGACTCATCTGATTGAAGTTTATGCACTGGGCTACTTCTTCTCCCCA gtGCGAGTTGATGTTAGTGCTCGGCATCGTGGCAAGGTTCAAGCAACACTTACAGAAACCAGAAGGAGTCTTACTGAGCTGGTTTTGGAGCCATTGCGGGCAGAGCAATACTACGAG ATGCGAGAACCTTTCTCTGTAATGTCAATTGTGAAAAGTCCAATGGGTCTTATGGTGGGATTCATGGTCGTTGTCGTGTTCTTAATGCCTAAGTTGATGGAAAACATAG ATCCCGAGGAAATGAAGAGCGCACAAGAGCAGATGAGAAGCCAAGGAGTGCCTTCACTCACTAGCTTGTTACCCGCTAGCCGCTAA
- a CDS encoding Galactosyltransferase family protein (Galactosyltransferase family protein; FUNCTIONS IN: transferase activity, transferring hexosyl groups, galactosyltransferase activity; INVOLVED IN: protein amino acid glycosylation; LOCATED IN: membrane; EXPRESSED IN: 23 plant structures; EXPRESSED DURING: 14 growth stages; CONTAINS InterPro DOMAIN/s: Glycosyl transferase, family 31 (InterPro:IPR002659); BEST Arabidopsis thaliana protein match is: Galactosyltransferase family protein (TAIR:AT2G25300.1); Has 596 Blast hits to 595 proteins in 74 species: Archae - 0; Bacteria - 0; Metazoa - 165; Fungi - 0; Plants - 427; Viruses - 0; Other Eukaryotes - 4 (source: NCBI BLink).): protein MESLPTTVSGKSDRRGRFSKSQNTSKPSLILAFFSCLAWLYVAGRLWQDAQYRAALNTVLKMNYDQRPKVLTVEDKLVVLGCKDLERRIVETEMELAQAKSQGYLKKQKSVSSSGKKMLAVIGVYTGFGSHLKRNKFRGSWMPRDDALKKLEERGVVIRFVIGRSANRGDSLDRKIDEENRATKDFLILENHEEAQEELPKKVKFFYSAAVQNWDAEFYVKVDDNVDLDLEGMIALLESRRSQDGAYIGCMKSGDVITEEGSQWYEPEWWKFGDDKSYFRHATGSLVILSKNLAQYVNINSGLLKTYAFDDTTIGSWMIGVQATYIDDNRLCCSSTRQEKVCSMA, encoded by the exons ATGGAGAGCTTACCAACGACGGTCTCAGGGAAATCAGACCGGCGAGGTAGGTTTTCCAAGTCTCAGAACACCTCCAAGCCCTCTCTTATCTTGGCCTTCTTCTCTTGTCTTGCTTGGCTCTACGTCGCTGGCCG GTTATGGCAAGATGCGCAGTACAGAGCAGCACTCAATACTGTGCTTAAGATGAATTATGATCAG AGGCCTAAGGTTCTTACGGTGGAGGACAAACTTGTGGTCCTTGGATGCAA AGATCTTGAGAGGAGAATTGTTGAAACTGAAATGGAGTTGGCACAGGCAAAGAGTCAAGGCTATcttaaaaaacagaaaagtgtCTCTTCTTCAGGGAAGAAAATGCTAGCTGTTATTGGAGTTTACACAGGCTTTGGAAGTCACTTGAAGCGCAATAAATTTAGAGGCTCTTGGATGCCACGAG ATGATGCTCTTAAAAAACTTGAGGAAAGAGGAGTTGTCATACGCTTTGTGATTGGTCGGAG TGCTAACCGAGGTGATAGCCTAGATAGAAAAATTGACGAAGAAAATCGTGCAACTAAAGACTTTTTGATTCTT GAGAATCACGAGGAAGCCCAAGAAGAGTTACCGAAGAAAGTGAAGTTCTTCTACAGTGCTGCTGTTCAGAATTGGGACGCAGAGTTTTATGTCAAAGTTGATGACAACGTTGACTTGGATCTTG AGGGGATGATTGCGCTTCTTGAAAGTCGTCGTAGTCAAGATGGTGCTTACATTGGGTGCATGAAATCTGGAGATGTGATTACTGAAGA GGGAAGTCAATGGTATGAGCCTGAGTGGTGGAAATTTGGGGACGACAAATC GTATTTCCGTCATGCAACTGGTTCGCTGGTAATACTCTCAAAGAATCTGGCTCAGTATGTCAATATAAACAG TGGATTGTTGAAGACATATGCGTTTGATGATACCACCATTGGATCATGGATGATTGGCGTCCAGGCAACATATATAGACGACAATCGCCTTTGCTGCAGCAGCACAAGACAAG AAAAAGTGTGTTCCATGGCATGA
- a CDS encoding Beta-1,3-N-Acetylglucosaminyltransferase family protein (Beta-1,3-N-Acetylglucosaminyltransferase family protein; FUNCTIONS IN: transferase activity, transferring glycosyl groups; INVOLVED IN: protein amino acid glycosylation; LOCATED IN: endomembrane system, membrane; CONTAINS InterPro DOMAIN/s: Glycosyl transferase, family 31 (InterPro:IPR002659); BEST Arabidopsis thaliana protein match is: Beta-1,3-N-Acetylglucosaminyltransferase family protein (TAIR:AT4G32105.1); Has 98 Blast hits to 98 proteins in 15 species: Archae - 0; Bacteria - 0; Metazoa - 0; Fungi - 0; Plants - 98; Viruses - 0; Other Eukaryotes - 0 (source: NCBI BLink).), with translation MASNACKLLCLVLFLAFVNQGYGDCSLNSLSVKQSKTGKLVQNKPEWEVRVTNPCNNCKFQNTELLCVGFNSVTPIDTSLLLKSGDACLVNAGKFIVPHVDIVFKYVWDTSFDLKVIDGVMVCY, from the exons ATGGCATCAAACGCTTGCAAACTTCTTTGCCTTGTTCTCTTCTTAGCATTCGTTAACCAAG GGTATGGAGATTGTAGTCTAAATTCCCTATCTGTGAAACAATCGAAAACCGGAAAATTGGTTCAGAACAAACCGGAGTGGGAAGTGAGAGTGACGAACCCTTGCAACAATTGCAAATTCCAGAACACAGAGTTGTTATGTGTCGGTTTCAACTCAGTTACACCCATCGATACCTCGTTGTTGCTGAAATCTGGTGACGCGTGTCTCGTCAACGCTGGTAAATTCATAGTTCCTCACGTGGACATCGTTTTCAAATACGTTTGGGACACAAGCTTCGACCTCAAGGTTATCGACGGCGTTATGGTTTGCTATTAA
- a CDS encoding Phox (PX) domain-containing protein (Phox (PX) domain-containing protein; CONTAINS InterPro DOMAIN/s: Phox-like (InterPro:IPR001683); BEST Arabidopsis thaliana protein match is: Phox (PX) domain-containing protein (TAIR:AT2G25350.1); Has 33521 Blast hits to 21186 proteins in 1483 species: Archae - 481; Bacteria - 3615; Metazoa - 17372; Fungi - 2745; Plants - 1628; Viruses - 165; Other Eukaryotes - 7515 (source: NCBI BLink).) — protein MMQRRSPPKHRHDGTSPLPLGMDWSPPPRKWNGRDTVWPHDPRTGWSYCVTIPSWIVLPKSRNSDPVVFYRVQVSVQSPEGITTMRGVLRRFNDFLKLLTDLKRTFPRKGFPSAPPKGLLRMKSRAVLEERRCSLEEWITKLLSDIELARSVVVASFLELEAAARSACQDVDQNASDSNNDRSSTSSSPMVHPSLSLFHAGGSTLTSDYGSDTAYETSEVGSPSVGQDDISEIGTEDLTLDEDLTLTNPIEKLVNFSMSNIDEGLSMSETILEQLEDFPKHKVRSRYVNNILGKDVYNGNASKGVFLANNGSRLLSEPEPSTHSVMHDRNDSAERFALHTGQTSTSGLLISSRDSHLDLRQGPGVSLGTGLVCNPERQGSAQIVLPLELRNKLNRILLATNERLVNAKTDMEDLIARLNQEIAVKDYLNKKVNDLEGELETTKQRSKENLEQAIMSERERFNQMQWDMEELRQKSYEMEMKLKSREDGSSHAEPTVQSTISEKHVLSKELDARKQQLEDLSRRYEELEAKSKADMKVLVKEVKSLRRSHVELEKELTHSLTDKTNAEKLLQEERKLLENTVAARKKLLSDCRILHDRLKEYNLNLSMDGNGNFVDDSTTISDVLRLLSISDDQIEEAQLLSGFDENAAAEDIDKTLSMDTETRIMEDELRKILANIFVENAKLRKQVNSAMLRALQKDVKTTEDVNEENSDEKDEASRETLKR, from the exons ATGATGCAGAGACGGAGTCCGCCCAAGCACAGGCATGACGGAACATCGCCGCTTCCATTAGGAATGGATTGGAGTCCTCCACCGCGCAAATGG AATGGTAGAGATACTGTTTGGCCTCATGACCCTCGAACTGGATGGAGTTATTGCGTTACAATACCCTCGTGGATTGTCCttccaaaatcaagaaattcaGATCCTGTTGTG TTTTACAGGGTTCAGGTAAGTGTGCAATCCCCTGAAGGTATTACCACAATGCGAGGAGTGTTGAGACGatttaatgattttctaaAGCTATTAACGGAT CTTAAAAGAACATTTCCTAGAAAAGGTTTCCCATCAGCTCCCCCCAAAGGGCTGTTGCGTATGAAAAGCAGAGCAGTGTTAGAAGAG AGAAGGTGCTCTCTTGAGGAGTGGATAACAAAGCTATTATCTGATATAGAATTGGCAAGAAGTGTCGTAGTTGCATCCTTTCTTGAACTAGAAGCTGCTGCTAGGTCTG CATGCCAAGATGTagatcagaatgcttctgATTCCAATAATGATAGAAGTAGCACAAGTTCGTCGCCTATGGTTCACCCAAGTTTGAGCTTGTTTCATGCTGGTGGCAGTACTCTCACATCTGACTATGGCAGTGATACTGCTTATGAAACATCTGAGGTTGGATCACCAAGTGTAGGACAGGATGATATTTCTGAAATTGGTACGGAAGATCTAACTCTGGATGAAGATTTAACTTTAACAAATCCAATAGAGAAGCTCGTTAACTTTAGCATGTCCAACATTGACGAGGGGCTTTCAATGAGCGAAACAATTCTAGAGCAACTTGAAGACTTTCCCAAACATAAAGTCCGCTCAAGATATGTCAATAATATCCTAGGGAAGGATGTGTATAATGGAAATGCTTCAAAAGGCGTATTTCTTGCTAACAATGGTTCACGACTTCTCTCTGAACCAGAACCATCAACTCACTCAGTAATGCATGACAGAAATGATAGTGCTGAAAGGTTTGCTTTACACACCGGTCAGACATCAACATCTGGTCTCTTAATTTCAAGCAGGGATAGCCACCTGGATCTACGCCAAGGTCCTGGTGTATCGCTTGGAACTGGGCTTGTTTGTAACCCGGAGAGGCAGGGTAGTGCACAAATAGTTCTTCCACTGGAGCTGCGTAATAAATTGAACAGGATTCTGTTAGCCACAAATGAGAGACTTGTCAATGCAAAAACAGATATGGAGGATCTTATAGCACGGCTAAATCAAGAGATTGCTGTGAAAGATTACCTGAACAAAAAg GTTAATGATCTAGAAGGGGAACTTGAAACTACGAAGCagagaagcaaagagaacTTGGAGCAAGCTATTATGAGTGAGAGGGAAAGATTTAATCAGATGCAGTGGGATATGGAAGAACTTAGGCAAAAATCTTACGAGATGGAAATGAAGTTAAAATCTAGAGAG GATGGGAGCTCACATGCAGAACCCACTGTACAGTCAACTATTTCTGAGAAACATGTTTTGTCGAAAGAGTTGGACGCCAGAAAACAACAACTAGAGGACCTCTCTAGGCGATATGAAGAATTAGaggcaaaatcaaaagcagaTATGAAAGTTCTTGTCAAAGAGGTCAAATCTCTGAGGCGTTCTCATGTGGAATTAGAAAAAGAGCTAACCCACTCTTTGACAGATAAAACTAATGCCGAG AAACTCCTCCAAGAGGAAAGAAAACTACTAGAGAACACAGTTGCGGCTAGAAAGAAGCTGCTTAGTGACTGCAGAATTCTCCACGACCGGCTTAAAGAGTACAACTTAAATTTGTCAATGGATGGAAACGGTAACTTTGTCGACGACTCAACTACAATATCAGACGTTTTGCGTTTACTGTCAATATCTGATGATCAAATTGAGGAG GCTCAGCTACTTTCTGGGTTTGACGAAAATGCTGCTGCTGAAGACATCGATAAAACTCTCAGCATGGATACTGAAACAAGAATTATGGAGGACGAGCTGAGGAAGATACTGGCAAACATTTTTGTTGAGAATGCGAAATTGAGAAAACAGGTGAACTCTGCAATGCTCCGTGCTCTCCAAAAAGACGTAAAGACCACTGAAGATGTGAATGAGGAAAATAGtgatgagaaagatgaagcATCAAGAGAAACATTGAAGAGAtag
- the VAMP711 gene encoding vesicle-associated membrane protein 711 (vesicle-associated membrane protein 711 (VAMP711); INVOLVED IN: intermembrane transport, response to salt stress, cellular membrane fusion, response to abscisic acid stimulus, stomatal movement; LOCATED IN: vacuolar membrane, plasma membrane, vacuole, membrane; EXPRESSED IN: 24 plant structures; EXPRESSED DURING: 15 growth stages; CONTAINS InterPro DOMAIN/s: Longin (InterPro:IPR010908), Longin-like (InterPro:IPR011012), Synaptobrevin (InterPro:IPR001388); BEST Arabidopsis thaliana protein match is: vesicle-associated membrane protein 713 (TAIR:AT5G11150.1); Has 2432 Blast hits to 2430 proteins in 266 species: Archae - 0; Bacteria - 0; Metazoa - 955; Fungi - 502; Plants - 549; Viruses - 3; Other Eukaryotes - 423 (source: NCBI BLink).), with amino-acid sequence MAILYALVARGTVVLSEFTATSTNASTIAKQILEKVPGDNDSNVSYSQDRYVFHVKRTDGLTVLCMAEETAGRRIPFAFLEDIHQRFVRTYGRAVHTALAYAMNEEFSRVLSQQIDYYSNDPNADRINRIKGEMNQVRGVMIENIDKVLDRGERLELLVDKTANMQGNTFRFRKQARRFRSNVWWRNCKLTVLLILLLLVIIYIAVAFLCHGPTLPSCI; translated from the exons ATGGCGATTCTGTACGCCCTCGTGGCTCGTGGCACGGTGGTTCTTTCTGAGTTCACCGCCACCTCTACGAATGCGAGCACCATCGCCAAACAGATCCTCGAGAAGGTCCCTGGAGACAACGACAGCAACGTCTCCTACTCTCAGGATCGTTACGTCTTCCACGTTAAACGCACCGATGGCCTCACCGTTCTCTGTATGGCCGAAGAAACCGCCGGAA GGAGAATTCCTTTTGCCTTTTTGGAGGATATTCACCAGAGATTCGTACGGACTTATGGCAGGGCTGTTCATACAGCACTAGCTTATGCAATGAATGAGGAATTCTCTAGAGTTCTCAGTCAGCAGATTGACTATTACTCTAATGATCCTAATGCCGATAGGATTAATCGTATTAAGGGTGAAATGAATCAG GTGCGGGGTGTCATGATAGAAAACATTGACAAAGTCCTAGATAGAGGTGAACGTTTGGAGCTTCTTGTCGATAAAACCGCCAATATGCAGGGGAATACATTCCGGTTCAGAAAGCAAGCTCGTCGTTTTAGAAGCAACGTCTGGTGGAGAAACTGCAAGCTCAC GGTCCTCTTAATACTACTACTACTGGTGATCATATACATTGCAGTGGCCTTTCTCTGCCACGGACCTACTCTACCATCTTGCATTTAA
- a CDS encoding EamA-like transporter family (EamA-like transporter family; FUNCTIONS IN: molecular_function unknown; INVOLVED IN: biological_process unknown; LOCATED IN: endomembrane system, membrane; EXPRESSED IN: 24 plant structures; EXPRESSED DURING: 13 growth stages; CONTAINS InterPro DOMAIN/s: Protein of unknown function DUF6, transmembrane (InterPro:IPR000620); BEST Arabidopsis thaliana protein match is: EamA-like transporter family (TAIR:AT3G07080.1); Has 1581 Blast hits to 1581 proteins in 473 species: Archae - 40; Bacteria - 583; Metazoa - 277; Fungi - 235; Plants - 87; Viruses - 0; Other Eukaryotes - 359 (source: NCBI BLink).), producing MGWRYKAGLFLIGTVVIIWVTSAEVTQDIFTAYKQPFAVTYLGASLMIVYLPVAFLKDWLCRYLDRRSSKSNKIPALTDDSSVELGSPLRHKIIEMGLQGTITKKDSEEHLSSHEEEDERPLIGKVREEVQTLKQRKEITTKQIAMYGLYLAPIWFVTEYLSNAALARTSVASTTVLSSTSGLFTLFIGVFLGQDTLNLSKVVAVFVSMAGVVMTTLGKTWASDESQLNSSLNGERSLMGDLFGLLSAVSYGLFTVLLKKFAGEEGEGVDVQKLFGYIGLFTLVALWWLVWPLTALGIEPKFTIPHSVKVDEVVLANGFIGSVLSDYFWALSVVWTTPLVATLGMSLTIPLAMVADMMIHGRHYSAIYILGSTQVFAGFVIANISDLFSKKLGL from the exons atggGTTGGAGATACAAAGCTGGTCTGTTCTTGATTGgcactgttgttatcatatGGGTCACCTCCGCTGAAGTTACTCAG GATATCTTTACAGCCTATAAGCAGCCATTTGCAGTCACATATCTTGGAGCTTCTCTTATGATTGTTTACCTTCCCGTTGCATTCCTCAAAGACTGGCTTTGTCGATATTTAGATCGACGCTCTTCCAAATCCAATAAAATTCCCGCTTTGACCGATGATTCCTCGGTTGAGCTCGGTTCTCCTTTGAGGCATAAAATCATTGAAATGGGACTTCAAGGGACTATAACTAAGAAAGATAGTGAGGAACACCTTTCATcccatgaagaagaagatgagagaccCTTGATCGGTAAAGTTAGAGAAGAAGTGCAGACtctgaaacagaggaaagagaTCACGACTAAGCAGATTGCAATGTACGGCCTTTACCTCGCACCAATTTGGTTTGTAACAGAG TATCTGTCCAATGCTGCTCTTGCTCGTACAAGTGTGGCAAGTACTACTGTATTGTCTTCAACCTCGGGACTGTTTACTCTGTTCATTGGTGTATTTTTGGGCCAAGATACCTTGAACCTGTCGAAAGTAGTGGCTGTATTTGTCAGCATGGCTGGTGTGGTCATGACGACGCTAGGGAAAACTTGGGCTTCTGATGAGTCGCAATTAAATTCTTCACT CAACGGGGAACGATCCCTTATGGGAGATCTTTTTGGGCTTCTCTCTGCGGTCTCTTATGGACTTTTTACAG TGCTTCTTAAGAAGTTTGCcggtgaagaaggagaaggggTTGATGTCCAAAAGCTGTTTGGATACATAGGATTATTTACACTTGTTGCTCTCTGGTGGCTTG TGTGGCCATTGACAGCATTAGGGATCGAACCAAAGTTTACCATACCACACTCTGTGAAAGTTGATGAAGTTGTCTTAGCCAACGGTTTCATCGGAAGTGTCCTCTCTGACTATTTTTG GGCACTTTCTGTGGTGTGGACAACTCCGCTGGTAGCGACACTGGGCATGTCTCTCACAATTCCGCTTGCGATGGTTGCTGACATGATGATCCATGGTCGTCATTATTCAGCCATTTACATTCTTGGCTCTACTCAG GTGTTTGCTGGATTCGTAATAGCTAACATATCGGATTTGTTCTCAAAGAAGCTTGGATTGTAG